A genomic region of Cyprinus carpio isolate SPL01 chromosome B13, ASM1834038v1, whole genome shotgun sequence contains the following coding sequences:
- the LOC109101366 gene encoding peripherin-2-like, whose translation MALMPIKFDLAKRVKLAQGLWLLYWLCVMAGILIFSMGIFFKIELRKRSEMMDNNESHFVPNLLILVGLVACVINAFGGKVCHDALDTIKFTKWKPMLKTYMSGCVVFCIALFVTALLCFLMQISLHFTLTEGLKNGMKYYKDTDTPGRCFMKRTLDMTQIEFRCCGNNNYKDWFEIQWISNRYLDFSNDEVKARVQSNVEGKYLMESVPFSCCNPGSPRPCIQHHLTNNSAHYSYDHHTEDLNIWTRGCREALVSYYGGMMNSIGAFVLLFIIMKAVVTVGLQYLSTSLETLADPENPESESEGWLLEKSVKETLSDIMTKITSLFKGNQVQEGDAEAAPT comes from the exons ATGGCTTTGATGcctataaaatttgatttggcCAAGCGGGTCAAGCTGGCCCAAGGACTGTGGCTCCTGTACTGGCTCTGTGTCATGGCTGGGATCCTCATCTTCAGCATGGGGATTTTCTTCAAGATCGAGCTGCGCAAAAGAAGCGAAATGATGGATAACAACGAGAGCCATTTTGTGCCCAACCTGCTCATTCTTGTGGGACTTGTGGCCTGTGTTATCAACGCTTTTGGGGGCAAAGTGTGCCATGACGCCCTTGACACAATCAAGTTCACCAAGTGGAAACCAATGTTGAAGACCTACATGAGTGGATGTGTGGTTTTCTGCATCGCCCTTTTTGTCACAGCTCTGCTGTGTTTCTTGATGCAGATCTCTCTTCATTTCACCCTGACTGAAGGCCTGAAGAATGGAATGAAGTACTACAAAGATACAGACACGCCAGGACGATGCTTCATGAAGAGAACCCTAGATATGACCCAGATTGAGTTCCGCTGCTGTGGCAACAACAACTACAAGGACTGGTTTGAGATCCAGTGGATTAGCAACCGCTACCTGGACTTTAGCAATGATGAGGTTAAAGC CCGTGTCCAGAGCAACGTGGAAGGCAAATACTTGATGGAAAGCGTTCCCTTCAGCTGTTGCAACCCTGGCTCTCCTCGTCCTTGTATCCAACATCACCTGACCAACAACTCCGCTCACTACAGCTACGACCACCACACTGAGGACCTAAATATCTGGACCAGAGGCTGCCGTGAGGCCCTGGTGTCCTACTATGGGGGCATGATGAACAGTATTGGTGCTTTTGTGCTGCTGTTCATTATTATGAAG GCTGTCGTGACTGTTGGCTTGCAGTACCTGAGCACCTCACTGGAAACCCTGGCAGACCCAGAGAATCCTGAAAGCGAAAGTGAAGGATGGCTGCTGGAAAAGAGTGTGAAGGAGACACTTTCTGACATCATGACGAAGATCACGTCGCTGTTTAAAGGCAACCAGGTACAGGAGGGAGATGCAGAAGCGGCTCCCACATAA